A single window of [Clostridium] hylemonae DSM 15053 DNA harbors:
- a CDS encoding SDR family oxidoreductase → MKKVLLLTGAGQIGMAIARRMGYGMKIVLGDKNPENAQAIAKVMTDAGFDTAAMEMDLSSRDSIKAMIAEAQKYGDIQMLVNAAGVSPSQAPIEAILKVDLYGTAVLLEEVGKVIAPGGAGVTISSQSGHRMAQLTAQQDALLAITPTEELLRLEMLQPENIRDTLHAYQMAKRCNEKRVMSEAVKWGERGARLNSISPGIVVTPLALDELGGPRGDFYKNMFAKCPAGRPGTADEIANVAELLMSDKGAFITGADFLIDGGATASYFYGPLKPEA, encoded by the coding sequence ATGAAGAAGGTACTGCTTTTAACAGGAGCCGGGCAGATCGGCATGGCAATCGCCCGCAGGATGGGCTACGGCATGAAAATTGTCCTCGGAGATAAAAACCCGGAGAATGCCCAGGCGATTGCAAAGGTCATGACAGACGCGGGTTTTGATACGGCGGCAATGGAAATGGACCTGTCCAGCCGCGATTCCATCAAGGCTATGATTGCCGAGGCACAGAAGTACGGCGACATTCAGATGCTGGTCAATGCCGCCGGGGTTTCCCCCAGTCAGGCCCCCATTGAGGCGATTTTGAAGGTGGACCTCTATGGCACCGCCGTGCTGCTGGAGGAAGTGGGCAAGGTCATCGCGCCGGGCGGCGCGGGCGTCACCATTTCCAGCCAGTCCGGGCACCGCATGGCGCAGCTTACCGCCCAGCAGGACGCGCTACTTGCCATAACGCCCACAGAGGAGTTGCTGAGGCTGGAAATGCTCCAGCCGGAGAACATCCGCGACACCCTCCACGCTTATCAGATGGCGAAGCGCTGCAATGAAAAGCGCGTCATGTCCGAAGCGGTCAAATGGGGCGAACGGGGTGCCCGGCTCAATTCCATTTCTCCTGGTATTGTCGTGACGCCGCTGGCGCTTGACGAGTTGGGCGGCCCCCGCGGGGACTTTTATAAAAACATGTTTGCCAAGTGCCCTGCCGGGCGCCCCGGCACGGCGGATGAGATTGCGAATGTGGCGGAACTGCTCATGAGCGATAAGGGCGCGTTTATCACCGGCGCGGATTTTCTCATTGACGGCGGCGCAACAGCCTCCTACTTCTACGGCCCGCTGAAACCGGAAGCCTAA
- a CDS encoding SDR family oxidoreductase: MESLAKTIKQEKGMIFMSRTWLITGVSSGFGFEMTKQLLEVGDTVVGTVRNTKKVEELIVQYPDAFDCRILDVTDVPAIHRLVADAFQKHERIDVVVSNAGYGLFGCAEELSDEEINHIIATNLTGSIMLIRDSLPHLRAQGGGRIIQMSTYGGQVAYPANSMYHATKFGIEGFCEAVAQEVAQFGIGVTLVEPGGARTEFRYGSAKVAKLMPEYESCHGFLNMLDASKGLAPGDPAKMAQRIIESVEKTPAPLRMVLGSQALGATIDRLEERVADYKTQTELAASTDII, translated from the coding sequence GTGGAAAGTTTAGCAAAAACAATCAAACAAGAGAAAGGAATGATATTCATGAGCAGAACATGGCTAATTACCGGTGTCTCCAGCGGATTCGGTTTTGAAATGACAAAGCAGCTTCTGGAGGTTGGCGACACCGTAGTTGGAACGGTGCGGAACACAAAAAAGGTGGAGGAATTGATCGTTCAATATCCAGATGCCTTTGATTGCCGGATCCTTGATGTGACCGATGTGCCGGCCATTCATCGGCTGGTGGCGGACGCTTTCCAAAAACATGAAAGGATTGACGTGGTAGTTTCCAACGCAGGCTACGGTCTTTTTGGCTGTGCTGAGGAATTGTCCGACGAGGAGATCAATCACATCATCGCTACTAACCTCACCGGCTCCATTATGCTGATTCGGGACAGCCTGCCGCATCTGCGGGCACAGGGCGGCGGACGGATTATCCAGATGTCCACTTATGGCGGGCAGGTTGCTTATCCGGCCAACTCCATGTACCATGCCACCAAGTTTGGCATTGAGGGCTTCTGCGAGGCTGTGGCCCAGGAAGTAGCGCAGTTTGGTATTGGAGTCACGCTGGTGGAGCCGGGCGGCGCGAGAACGGAGTTCCGCTACGGCAGCGCCAAGGTCGCTAAACTGATGCCGGAGTATGAAAGCTGCCACGGTTTCCTCAATATGCTGGACGCCAGCAAGGGCCTTGCCCCCGGCGACCCGGCGAAGATGGCCCAGCGCATCATCGAGAGCGTGGAGAAAACCCCTGCGCCCCTTCGCATGGTATTGGGTTCGCAGGCGCTGGGAGCCACCATCGACAGGCTGGAGGAGCGTGTTGCAGATTACAAAACGCAGACGGAGCTTGCCGCCTCGACGGATATTATCTGA
- a CDS encoding flavodoxin has product MKKIFTALLAVMMLFTLAACGSTNTGGESASTSTPQSSTPESTAAPDSTPSESTETSQPSESEDIQPAEEESDSTRILIAYFSRAGENYNVGVIEKGNTAIIAEMIGEQTGGDLFHIETVTPYPENYRECTNVAQQELRDNARPELKATVDNFEDYDVVFLGYPNWWGDMPMAVYTFLESYDFSGKTVVPFATHEGSGLASTESSIASACSGAEVLGGLAIRGSVAQNSQAEANESVVNWLREAGFID; this is encoded by the coding sequence ATGAAAAAAATCTTTACCGCTCTGCTTGCAGTTATGATGCTATTTACCCTGGCCGCCTGCGGCAGCACCAATACAGGCGGTGAATCTGCAAGTACCAGCACACCGCAAAGCAGTACCCCTGAAAGCACCGCCGCGCCCGATAGTACGCCTTCTGAGTCCACGGAAACATCCCAACCCTCTGAAAGTGAGGATATTCAACCAGCCGAAGAAGAATCGGACAGCACCCGCATTCTGATCGCCTACTTTTCCCGCGCCGGGGAGAACTACAATGTGGGCGTGATTGAAAAAGGCAATACAGCAATCATTGCGGAAATGATTGGAGAGCAGACTGGCGGCGACCTGTTCCACATTGAAACCGTTACCCCTTACCCGGAAAATTACCGCGAGTGTACCAATGTGGCGCAGCAGGAACTGCGCGACAATGCCCGCCCGGAGCTTAAGGCCACAGTAGACAATTTTGAAGATTATGACGTGGTGTTCCTCGGCTACCCCAACTGGTGGGGCGATATGCCCATGGCGGTCTACACTTTCCTGGAGAGCTATGATTTTTCCGGCAAAACCGTCGTACCCTTTGCTACGCATGAGGGCAGCGGCCTTGCCTCCACAGAAAGCAGCATTGCAAGCGCCTGTTCCGGGGCCGAGGTGTTGGGCGGTCTTGCCATCCGTGGCTCTGTTGCGCAGAACTCCCAGGCAGAAGCAAATGAATCCGTCGTCAACTGGCTGCGGGAAGCCGGGTTTATCGACTAA
- a CDS encoding flavodoxin has product MKRILSAVLMLTLAFSLAACSNNTQPEETPNSTQSEGNTSPSSESTSGSETVEPDSTDDPASSEGNVLIAYFSKTGNTETIANMIAGQTGGELFKVETVTPYPEDYDETVDIAREEQDNDARPELSTHVDDMSQYDIIYLGYPNWWGTMPQAMFTFLEEYDFSGKTIVPFCTHGGSALGRSEGDIATLVPGATLLDGLAVSGSRVDDAQADVEEWLNSLELE; this is encoded by the coding sequence ATGAAAAGAATCTTATCCGCCGTTTTAATGCTTACCCTTGCGTTTTCCCTGGCGGCTTGCAGCAATAATACACAGCCGGAAGAAACACCCAATTCCACCCAATCTGAGGGGAATACATCCCCCAGCAGTGAATCAACCAGTGGAAGCGAAACAGTGGAACCTGACAGCACCGATGATCCGGCTTCCAGTGAAGGGAATGTTTTGATTGCCTATTTTTCCAAAACCGGCAATACGGAAACCATTGCCAATATGATCGCCGGGCAGACTGGCGGCGAGTTATTCAAAGTGGAAACCGTCACCCCTTATCCTGAAGATTATGATGAAACCGTTGATATTGCCCGCGAGGAGCAGGACAACGACGCCCGCCCGGAGCTTTCCACCCATGTGGATGATATGAGTCAATATGACATCATCTATCTGGGCTACCCCAACTGGTGGGGAACGATGCCGCAGGCCATGTTTACCTTTTTGGAGGAATACGATTTTTCCGGCAAGACCATCGTACCGTTCTGCACCCACGGCGGCAGCGCGCTGGGCAGAAGTGAGGGCGATATTGCCACCCTTGTACCGGGTGCCACCCTTCTTGACGGCCTTGCGGTAAGCGGCTCCCGTGTGGATGACGCGCAGGCTGACGTTGAGGAATGGCTGAATAGCCTTGAATTGGAGTGA
- a CDS encoding cyclophilin-like fold protein, producing MKLHKKIVSILSMILVVTLSACSGGTGNEESSSAPQNLEQSEITSEVPTELESEAFDLGGPLVRLTFEGGEAMVRLNDNAAAQSFAAQLPMTQTFEDFNSIEKICRLQEELTTEGVESGVDPAVADITLYVPWNTLVFYYEDYGFNDDLIPMGRVESGMELLTAMGDEFEVTMDLADENKAEAAEPSAETTEISLTAGDTVITATLDNSETTQAFLATLPRTLTMNHYGGREYYGRIEALPENGEAIADFENGDVTYYPAGPSFAIFFAGADSSSQGGLIRMGKITSDLSVFGTLGDSVEMRIELAE from the coding sequence ATGAAATTACATAAAAAAATTGTATCAATACTTTCCATGATATTAGTGGTAACACTGTCCGCCTGTTCGGGTGGGACGGGGAATGAAGAAAGCAGCTCTGCGCCGCAGAACCTGGAACAATCAGAAATCACATCGGAAGTCCCAACAGAACTGGAAAGCGAAGCCTTTGATCTCGGCGGCCCATTGGTTCGCCTGACATTTGAAGGCGGCGAGGCGATGGTGCGGCTGAATGATAATGCCGCCGCCCAGAGCTTTGCCGCGCAGCTTCCCATGACGCAGACCTTTGAGGACTTCAACAGCATCGAAAAAATCTGTCGCCTTCAGGAAGAACTTACAACAGAGGGTGTGGAGTCCGGTGTTGACCCCGCTGTGGCTGATATTACGCTGTATGTTCCGTGGAACACTCTTGTGTTCTATTATGAGGATTATGGCTTCAATGACGACCTGATTCCCATGGGGCGGGTGGAAAGCGGAATGGAACTTCTGACCGCTATGGGAGATGAATTTGAGGTGACGATGGATCTGGCGGACGAGAATAAGGCGGAGGCAGCAGAGCCTTCGGCGGAAACGACGGAGATCAGCCTGACAGCCGGCGACACGGTTATTACCGCCACGCTGGATAACAGTGAGACAACACAGGCTTTTCTTGCCACACTGCCCCGCACGCTGACAATGAATCATTATGGCGGGCGCGAGTATTATGGCCGGATTGAAGCGCTCCCAGAAAACGGAGAGGCGATAGCCGACTTTGAAAACGGCGATGTGACCTATTACCCGGCAGGCCCTTCCTTCGCAATCTTTTTTGCTGGGGCGGACAGCTCCAGTCAAGGCGGGCTGATCCGCATGGGCAAGATCACCTCAGACTTGTCCGTGTTTGGTACACTGGGCGATTCCGTGGAGATGCGGATTGAACTGGCAGAGTAA
- a CDS encoding DUF4405 domain-containing protein yields MTGKRKFQIFVDFAMAALLPVLMAYSLLGEAVHEWVGVAMFSLFLFHNALNWKWYKNLFGGRHSSVRLLGTAVNILILLLMLSLMASGIVMSRYAFQFLAIEGGASLARTVHLAASYWCYVLTSVHLGLHGGMFLGMLRKAFHMEKASQKRRVVLRIVAVLLSAYGIYAFIQRGLIGYMLLQIQFVFFDFSEPLVFFFLDYLAVMALFTLLGYYAAKLLAKVKSNPKKP; encoded by the coding sequence GTGACCGGCAAACGAAAATTTCAAATCTTTGTGGACTTTGCTATGGCGGCGCTTCTGCCCGTCTTAATGGCCTATTCGCTGCTTGGAGAAGCTGTCCACGAATGGGTGGGAGTTGCGATGTTCTCGCTGTTCCTATTTCACAATGCACTGAACTGGAAATGGTACAAGAACCTGTTTGGGGGCAGACACAGCAGCGTTAGGCTGCTGGGAACCGCAGTCAATATCCTGATTCTCCTGCTGATGCTTTCCCTTATGGCAAGCGGCATCGTCATGAGCCGTTATGCGTTCCAGTTTCTTGCCATAGAAGGCGGTGCTTCGCTTGCCAGAACCGTGCATTTGGCAGCCTCCTACTGGTGCTATGTGCTGACCTCTGTTCATTTGGGGCTGCACGGGGGAATGTTTCTGGGAATGCTGCGAAAGGCATTCCACATGGAAAAGGCATCCCAAAAACGACGCGTTGTTTTGCGCATCGTCGCTGTATTGCTTTCCGCCTACGGCATCTATGCTTTTATTCAGCGGGGTTTAATCGGTTATATGCTGCTGCAAATCCAATTTGTCTTTTTTGACTTTTCAGAACCGCTTGTCTTTTTCTTTCTGGATTATCTGGCAGTTATGGCTCTGTTTACCCTTTTGGGCTATTATGCCGCAAAACTTCTGGCAAAAGTGAAAAGCAACCCGAAAAAGCCTTGA
- a CDS encoding DUF362 domain-containing protein gives MVKIYNALQWSPTGKVAVKLSTGEPPASNYLRPELIRDLVQLVDGTIVECNTAYGGSRAATAMHYQVAKDHGFTEIAEVQIQDENGSMTLPVEGGTVLSENYVGAAFADYENYLVLSHFKGHAMAGFGGAIKNISIGLGSSEGKSWIHSGGTTRSGFGGDQDAFLEAMGDAGKSVSDYLGKGERIVYINVMNRLSVDCDCDGNPAEPDMHDIGILASTDPVALDQACIDLVYVSEGRDSLVNRIESRNGLHTLENAEAIGLGSRAYRLVELDD, from the coding sequence ATGGTGAAGATATACAATGCGCTCCAGTGGTCGCCCACCGGCAAAGTGGCGGTGAAGCTCTCCACCGGCGAGCCGCCGGCTTCCAACTATCTGCGCCCGGAGTTAATCAGGGATTTGGTGCAACTGGTGGACGGCACCATTGTGGAGTGTAATACCGCCTATGGCGGAAGCCGCGCCGCCACCGCCATGCACTACCAGGTGGCGAAGGATCATGGCTTTACGGAGATTGCCGAGGTTCAAATTCAGGATGAAAATGGCTCGATGACGCTTCCTGTTGAGGGCGGCACCGTACTTTCGGAAAACTATGTGGGTGCGGCTTTTGCCGATTATGAAAATTATCTTGTCCTGTCCCACTTCAAAGGCCACGCCATGGCAGGCTTTGGCGGCGCGATCAAGAATATCTCCATCGGGCTTGGCTCCAGCGAGGGCAAGAGCTGGATTCACTCCGGCGGCACCACGCGAAGTGGTTTCGGCGGCGACCAGGATGCCTTTCTGGAGGCAATGGGCGACGCGGGAAAATCTGTATCCGATTATCTTGGCAAGGGGGAGCGCATTGTTTACATCAATGTGATGAACCGCCTCTCCGTTGATTGTGACTGCGACGGGAACCCTGCCGAGCCGGATATGCACGACATCGGTATTCTTGCCTCCACCGATCCGGTGGCGCTGGACCAGGCGTGCATTGACCTGGTATATGTTTCAGAGGGCCGGGACTCTCTTGTGAACCGAATTGAGAGCAGAAACGGGCTGCACACGCTGGAAAATGCGGAGGCGATTGGCCTCGGCAGCCGTGCTTACCGGTTGGTGGAACTGGATGATTGA
- a CDS encoding permease — translation MEQIFPYWILGMVLGSAVSVFLKDRIHNTFRSLGEKKLGVFGIFIASALGIASPLCMYGTIPIAASFSKSGIKDDWLAAFMMSSILLNPQLILYSAALGQTALIVRVVSCYLGGVLAGLLVRAFYRKKSFFNFSGFDEPKSRDTDPNILLRFLKNLWRNVRATGLYFFIGIVLSAVFQRYVPAEVMTDVFGGNEAWGVLMAATIGVPLYACGGGTIPLLQAWLWDGMSLGSAAAFMLTGPATKITNLGAVKIVLGIKRFLLYLAYVMLFALVTGLAVNLFL, via the coding sequence TTGGAACAGATATTCCCTTACTGGATTCTGGGCATGGTGCTGGGGTCTGCGGTGTCGGTTTTCTTGAAAGACCGTATCCACAATACCTTTCGCTCCCTGGGTGAAAAGAAGCTGGGCGTATTCGGCATCTTCATCGCAAGCGCTTTGGGTATTGCCTCGCCGCTCTGCATGTATGGCACAATCCCCATTGCCGCCTCTTTTTCCAAGAGCGGTATCAAGGATGACTGGCTGGCGGCGTTCATGATGAGCAGTATTCTGCTGAACCCCCAGCTTATCCTTTACAGCGCGGCGCTGGGACAGACAGCCCTCATTGTGCGGGTCGTGTCCTGCTATCTGGGCGGCGTCTTGGCCGGGCTTTTGGTGCGGGCCTTCTACCGCAAGAAGTCCTTCTTCAATTTCAGCGGCTTTGACGAGCCGAAAAGCCGCGATACCGACCCCAATATTCTGCTGCGATTTCTAAAAAACCTTTGGCGTAATGTCAGAGCGACCGGGCTGTATTTTTTTATCGGTATTGTGCTGTCTGCGGTGTTCCAGCGCTATGTGCCCGCTGAGGTCATGACGGATGTGTTCGGTGGAAACGAAGCCTGGGGCGTTTTGATGGCGGCGACCATTGGGGTGCCGCTCTATGCCTGCGGCGGAGGAACAATACCGCTTTTGCAGGCATGGCTCTGGGACGGCATGAGCCTGGGCAGCGCGGCGGCGTTTATGCTTACCGGGCCGGCCACCAAAATCACAAATCTTGGCGCTGTCAAGATCGTGCTCGGTATCAAGCGGTTCCTGCTCTACCTTGCCTATGTCATGCTTTTTGCACTTGTGACCGGGTTGGCTGTAAATCTGTTCCTCTGA
- a CDS encoding winged helix-turn-helix domain-containing protein: MNNTVLAIGYSANDQDKERTYWKNYDIELDFASDISSAVEKLRHTNYIRISICSGELSHAFLELLRSSQAILWKFVIFDISENGRQADERFFIQLNEGKKEEWLQSVLEGQTNSVILTHSPGFSRMPGFENDAIQPLTEIREGALYFCWEQRLVSVHGQIIELAAKEFDILALLISHPRRVFTYEMIMDLVWKEDYTYYSRKAVNNHVSNLRKKLKVAPDVPDYIKSVHSVGYKFMP, encoded by the coding sequence ATGAATAATACTGTTCTGGCAATCGGGTACAGCGCGAACGATCAAGACAAAGAACGTACCTATTGGAAAAACTATGATATAGAGCTTGATTTTGCAAGCGACATATCGAGCGCTGTAGAAAAATTGCGGCATACCAACTATATCAGAATCTCCATTTGTTCCGGGGAACTTTCTCACGCCTTCCTTGAACTGCTCCGAAGCAGCCAGGCCATTCTGTGGAAATTTGTGATTTTCGATATATCGGAAAATGGAAGGCAAGCTGACGAAAGATTCTTTATCCAACTCAACGAAGGCAAAAAAGAGGAATGGCTTCAATCAGTCCTTGAAGGACAAACAAACAGCGTTATTTTGACTCATTCTCCAGGCTTCTCCCGAATGCCGGGTTTTGAAAATGACGCAATACAGCCCCTTACGGAAATCAGGGAAGGCGCCTTATACTTTTGTTGGGAACAGCGGCTTGTCAGCGTGCATGGACAGATCATAGAATTGGCCGCCAAAGAATTTGACATTCTCGCGTTGCTTATCAGCCATCCACGGCGTGTGTTTACCTACGAGATGATTATGGATCTCGTTTGGAAGGAGGACTACACCTACTATTCCCGCAAAGCTGTTAACAACCATGTCAGTAACTTGCGCAAAAAACTGAAAGTGGCTCCAGATGTGCCCGATTACATTAAAAGCGTACACAGCGTAGGATATAAATTCATGCCATAA
- a CDS encoding cysteine-rich VLP domain-containing protein, translated as MNYPQYRRARKLVRECCNYVGGNCIALDDGEECVCIQSISCSLLCKWFQAAVLPLDKGLETALLFREEMKRCAVCSQPFLPGSNRAKYCKSCAAKAHRQQKAASERRRRASRDSPPEKGDDHGLLEAEKP; from the coding sequence ATGAACTACCCGCAGTACCGCCGCGCGCGGAAGCTGGTGCGCGAGTGCTGCAACTACGTGGGTGGCAACTGCATTGCTTTGGATGATGGAGAGGAATGTGTCTGCATCCAGAGCATTTCCTGCTCTCTTCTGTGCAAGTGGTTTCAGGCCGCCGTCCTACCGCTGGACAAGGGCTTGGAAACCGCGTTGCTGTTCCGAGAGGAAATGAAGCGGTGCGCCGTCTGTTCCCAGCCTTTCCTCCCCGGCTCCAACCGGGCTAAGTATTGCAAAAGCTGCGCTGCCAAAGCTCACCGGCAGCAGAAAGCCGCCAGCGAACGTCGAAGGAGAGCCAGCCGCGACAGTCCCCCGGAAAAAGGGGACGACCATGGACTATTAGAGGCGGAAAAGCCCTGA
- a CDS encoding replication initiator protein A produces the protein MGISNDAKLLYALLLDRASLSKGNGYLDKDGTVRLYFTVEEAKDKLQRSRQVATRAFQELERCGLIVRRKQGLGRPAKITLNVPATAKKRGNGDAR, from the coding sequence TTGGGTATTTCAAATGACGCAAAGCTGCTCTACGCCCTGTTGCTGGACCGTGCGAGTCTCTCCAAGGGAAACGGCTATTTGGATAAAGACGGGACCGTACGCCTCTACTTCACTGTGGAGGAAGCGAAGGACAAGCTTCAGCGAAGCCGCCAGGTGGCGACGCGGGCCTTTCAAGAACTGGAGCGGTGCGGCCTGATTGTGCGCCGCAAGCAGGGCTTGGGCAGGCCGGCGAAAATCACTCTGAACGTACCTGCCACCGCGAAGAAGAGAGGCAATGGGGATGCCAGATAA